Proteins encoded in a region of the Mucispirillum schaedleri ASF457 genome:
- the hemH gene encoding ferrochelatase produces MKKDVLFIMGMGGPDSIEAIEPFLFNLFSDRDIINFHVGNILQKFIAKKIAAKRSKKLSPEYLKMGYNGASPQNIIHRRIFKALEKYYIDLTGRQLMVIEANCYYHPFFDEALEVLKNTECNRVIFTTVYPQYSLTTVEACFNRLAKMYNISGSNKYKSVVIPYWYENEKYCKALSKRILKAAEKLNKDIKDCHVLYSAHSVPMSYIEKGDPYPEHIKNHIYIINKMTGIKSFETAYQSKVGPVKWMQPAMIDILESYKDKNIDNIIIVPISFISDHIETLIELDEQLMPILKNAGKNIVRIESLNDSPDFIEALSDVINI; encoded by the coding sequence ATGAAAAAAGATGTATTGTTTATAATGGGTATGGGCGGTCCAGACAGTATTGAAGCAATAGAGCCCTTTTTATTTAACCTTTTTTCAGACAGAGATATAATAAACTTTCATGTGGGAAATATTCTGCAAAAATTTATTGCAAAAAAAATAGCTGCAAAACGCTCTAAAAAGCTATCACCAGAATATTTAAAAATGGGATATAATGGTGCATCGCCGCAGAATATAATTCACAGAAGAATCTTTAAAGCACTTGAAAAATATTATATAGATTTAACAGGCAGGCAGTTAATGGTTATAGAAGCAAACTGCTACTATCATCCATTTTTTGATGAGGCTCTTGAAGTGCTTAAAAATACAGAGTGTAACAGAGTAATATTTACAACAGTTTATCCACAGTATTCTTTAACTACTGTAGAAGCATGCTTTAACAGACTTGCAAAAATGTATAATATTTCTGGCAGTAATAAATATAAAAGTGTAGTTATTCCATACTGGTATGAAAATGAAAAATACTGCAAGGCATTATCTAAAAGAATATTAAAGGCTGCAGAAAAGCTGAATAAAGATATAAAAGACTGCCATGTGCTTTATTCTGCCCATTCTGTGCCAATGAGTTATATAGAAAAGGGCGACCCTTACCCTGAACATATAAAAAACCACATATATATAATTAATAAAATGACAGGTATAAAATCATTTGAAACTGCTTATCAAAGTAAAGTAGGTCCTGTGAAATGGATGCAGCCTGCTATGATAGATATACTTGAAAGCTATAAAGATAAAAATATTGATAATATAATTATTGTTCCTATATCTTTTATTTCTGACCATATAGAAACATTAATAGAGCTTGATGAACAGCTTATGCCAATATTAAAAAATGCTGGCAAAAATATAGTTCGGATAGAAAGTTTAAATGACAGCCCTGATTTTATTGAAGCTTTAAGTGATGTTATAAATATTTAA
- the mltB gene encoding lytic murein transglycosylase B has translation MIILLYLSIFGNSYAELTAGKFINNPDVDVFVNKMNNQHGFSKDYLYGVFDKTMHSGFTPKYMNSPAESVNTWAVYRKKMVNNIRVDLGVRYFKEHKTELLKAQKHYGVPAYIIAGIIGMETNYGYSPMKFRAVDSIATLAFYYPRRAEYFQRELEALFLFARKTDTDIFDIKSSYAGAIGIPQFMPSNVLTYAVSGTGNKHIDIINNHLDALYSVANFLKKKGWKTGEPVSMKVHVKGKKFHKYVTESPCNGYKVTVKTLKNAGVSFPFNISNDTKAILFTVQAENGKEYHAAFNNFCAVYRYNPSIHYVLGVNYLGNTVGSRAGAKLYSH, from the coding sequence TTGATAATTTTATTATATTTGTCTATTTTTGGCAACTCTTATGCAGAGCTTACTGCAGGTAAGTTTATAAATAATCCAGATGTTGATGTTTTTGTTAATAAAATGAATAATCAGCATGGTTTTAGTAAAGATTATCTTTATGGTGTTTTTGATAAAACAATGCATTCAGGTTTTACTCCAAAGTATATGAACAGCCCTGCTGAAAGTGTAAATACATGGGCAGTTTACAGGAAAAAGATGGTAAATAATATCCGTGTTGATTTAGGTGTAAGATATTTTAAAGAACATAAAACAGAGCTTTTAAAAGCACAAAAACATTATGGGGTGCCTGCTTATATTATTGCTGGTATAATAGGTATGGAAACTAATTATGGATATTCCCCTATGAAGTTCCGTGCTGTTGATTCTATTGCAACTCTTGCATTTTATTATCCAAGGCGTGCTGAATATTTTCAGAGAGAGCTTGAAGCATTATTTTTATTTGCAAGAAAAACAGATACTGATATTTTTGATATTAAAAGCTCTTATGCTGGAGCTATTGGTATACCGCAGTTTATGCCAAGCAATGTGCTGACTTATGCTGTCAGTGGCACAGGAAATAAACATATAGATATAATTAATAACCATTTGGATGCTTTATACAGTGTTGCAAACTTTTTGAAGAAAAAGGGCTGGAAAACAGGGGAGCCTGTTTCTATGAAAGTGCATGTAAAAGGTAAAAAATTTCATAAATATGTGACAGAATCACCATGTAATGGCTATAAAGTAACTGTTAAGACATTAAAAAATGCAGGGGTATCATTTCCATTTAATATTTCTAATGATACAAAAGCCATACTTTTTACAGTGCAGGCAGAAAATGGTAAAGAGTATCATGCAGCTTTTAATAATTTTTGTGCTGTTTACAGGTATAATCCAAGTATTCATTATGTTTTAGGTGTGAATTATTTAGGAAATACTGTTGGCTCTCGTGCGGGAGCTAAACTATATTCACACTAA
- the rpe gene encoding ribulose-phosphate 3-epimerase, giving the protein MIVSASILSADFANLEKEIKAVDKAGADWIHLDIMDGSFVPNITFGAPVVKALRKHTDKIFDVHLMIDNPAKYIDDFIDAGADIIVPHFEADKHIQRTISYIKSKGKKAGISLNPGTPVSMLEEILPFLDLVLIMSVNPGFPAQSLIETSYDKITKLKIMEENIKHSFIIEVDGGVNDKTIARLASSGMTCAVAGSYIFKASDYSIPINLLKQY; this is encoded by the coding sequence ATGATAGTTTCCGCATCTATTTTAAGTGCAGATTTTGCTAATTTAGAAAAAGAAATTAAAGCAGTAGATAAGGCTGGAGCAGACTGGATACATTTAGATATTATGGACGGCTCTTTTGTTCCAAATATTACTTTTGGAGCACCTGTAGTTAAAGCTTTAAGAAAACATACAGATAAAATATTTGATGTTCATTTGATGATTGATAACCCAGCAAAGTATATAGATGATTTTATTGATGCAGGAGCAGATATTATTGTGCCGCACTTTGAAGCTGATAAACATATTCAAAGAACAATCTCATACATTAAAAGCAAGGGAAAAAAAGCAGGCATTTCTTTAAACCCCGGCACACCAGTATCTATGCTTGAAGAAATACTGCCATTTCTTGATTTAGTTCTTATTATGTCAGTAAACCCCGGCTTTCCTGCCCAAAGCCTGATTGAAACAAGTTATGATAAAATTACTAAATTAAAAATTATGGAAGAAAATATAAAACATAGTTTTATAATAGAAGTTGATGGCGGTGTCAATGACAAGACAATTGCAAGGCTTGCATCTTCTGGAATGACTTGTGCAGTTGCTGGCAGTTATATATTTAAAGCCAGTGATTACAGCATACCAATAAACCTGTTAAAACAGTATTAA
- a CDS encoding peptidase U32 family protein, with protein MELLSPAGNFEKLKAAVRFGADAVFMGGPAFGLRANAGNFSFDEMEEAFKYLHDRGKKGYVTVNIYPQTNELESIRQYLKKCEQLGADALIISDPGIFSIVKQEGIKTPVSISTQANTTNLAAVNFWASLGASRVIMAREVRKEDLVEIMKNAQCEVETFIHGAICISMSGRCLISSYMTGKDANNGECTHPCRWNYALMEEKRDGEYFPVYEDDRGTYLYNSKDLCLLDRIGELVKMGSASGKIEGRMKSIMYVSIVTGVYRQAIDLAVKDADNYKPLPEWRHLLESVSNRGYIEGFYGGEYDTNAVNRETSGYSRSAAFLGVALKDSSNDELEITCRAKFAPDEEITILTPDLKKIKVIPEIVLDEGNNKVEATRPNYIYKIPFKDKAPEGSLIMRF; from the coding sequence ATGGAATTACTTTCTCCTGCTGGGAATTTTGAAAAATTAAAAGCTGCTGTTCGTTTTGGAGCAGATGCAGTATTTATGGGTGGTCCTGCTTTTGGTTTGAGAGCAAATGCAGGCAACTTTTCATTTGATGAAATGGAAGAAGCCTTTAAATACCTACATGACAGGGGTAAAAAAGGATATGTTACTGTTAATATATATCCACAGACTAATGAGCTTGAAAGTATTAGGCAGTATCTTAAAAAATGCGAGCAGTTAGGGGCAGACGCTTTAATTATAAGTGACCCTGGTATATTTTCAATAGTTAAACAGGAAGGTATAAAAACACCTGTATCAATAAGCACTCAGGCAAACACAACAAACCTTGCCGCTGTTAATTTCTGGGCATCTCTTGGTGCTTCCCGTGTTATTATGGCAAGGGAAGTGAGAAAAGAAGATTTAGTAGAAATTATGAAAAATGCTCAGTGTGAAGTAGAAACCTTTATTCATGGAGCAATATGTATATCTATGAGTGGAAGATGTTTAATAAGCTCATATATGACAGGAAAAGATGCAAATAATGGAGAATGCACTCATCCGTGCAGGTGGAATTATGCTTTAATGGAAGAAAAGCGTGATGGAGAATATTTTCCAGTATATGAAGATGACAGGGGAACATATTTATATAATTCTAAAGACTTATGTCTGCTTGATAGAATAGGCGAGCTTGTAAAAATGGGCTCTGCAAGTGGTAAGATAGAAGGCAGAATGAAAAGTATAATGTATGTTTCCATTGTAACTGGTGTATACAGGCAGGCAATAGATTTAGCTGTGAAAGATGCAGATAATTATAAGCCGCTGCCAGAATGGCGTCATTTACTGGAAAGTGTAAGCAACAGAGGATATATTGAAGGCTTTTACGGTGGCGAATATGATACAAATGCAGTAAATAGAGAAACAAGTGGATATTCCCGCTCTGCTGCATTTTTAGGTGTTGCATTAAAAGACAGCTCAAATGATGAATTAGAAATTACTTGCAGGGCAAAATTTGCACCAGATGAAGAAATAACTATACTTACTCCTGATTTGAAAAAAATTAAAGTTATACCAGAAATAGTTTTAGATGAAGGGAATAATAAGGTAGAGGCCACAAGACCTAACTATATTTACAAAATACCATTTAAAGATAAAGCACCAGAAGGCTCACTTATTATGAGGTTTTAA
- the hemE gene encoding uroporphyrinogen decarboxylase, with amino-acid sequence MAFNDLLLKALNKEKTERPPVWLMRQAGRYMPEYMEVRKKVSFLELCKTPELACAVTLQPVDILGADAAILFSDILIPIEPIGVNLSFNPAPVISNPVRTMEDVNRLNHFNPESDAPFVYKTIDLLVKKLNVPLIGFSGAPFTLACYMTEGAGSKSFLEIRKMMLNTPDVFHSLMKKLTEDTIKYLQNQVKHGCAAIQMFDTWAGILPPAEYKEMVFPYVKEISESISAPFIYFAKDGSAYFDTIKELNCAGIGIDWKISLKEANVMLGSKFSLQGNLDPAILFSNKASIKKYAETAINEGKLCPGHIFNLGHGIMPATPVENVKYLIDVVKGLA; translated from the coding sequence ATGGCTTTCAACGACTTGCTATTAAAAGCATTAAATAAAGAAAAAACAGAGCGTCCGCCAGTATGGCTTATGAGGCAGGCTGGCAGATATATGCCAGAATATATGGAAGTGCGTAAAAAAGTTTCATTTTTAGAATTATGTAAAACACCAGAGCTTGCATGTGCTGTTACATTACAGCCTGTTGATATATTAGGTGCAGATGCTGCAATTTTGTTTTCAGATATTTTAATACCTATTGAGCCAATAGGGGTAAATTTAAGCTTTAATCCTGCCCCTGTTATATCTAACCCTGTAAGAACTATGGAAGATGTTAACAGACTTAACCATTTTAACCCAGAAAGCGATGCACCATTTGTATATAAAACAATAGATTTACTTGTTAAAAAGTTAAATGTTCCATTAATTGGCTTTTCTGGTGCACCTTTTACTCTTGCATGCTATATGACAGAAGGAGCTGGCTCTAAATCATTTTTAGAAATCCGTAAAATGATGTTAAACACACCAGATGTTTTTCATTCTCTTATGAAAAAATTAACTGAAGATACCATAAAATATTTACAAAATCAGGTGAAACATGGCTGTGCTGCTATCCAAATGTTTGATACATGGGCAGGTATTCTGCCGCCTGCAGAATATAAAGAAATGGTATTTCCTTATGTAAAAGAAATAAGCGAAAGCATTTCTGCTCCATTTATATATTTTGCAAAAGACGGTTCAGCCTATTTTGATACTATTAAAGAACTAAACTGTGCAGGTATAGGGATTGACTGGAAAATCAGCTTAAAAGAAGCAAATGTCATGCTTGGCAGTAAATTTAGCCTGCAAGGTAATTTAGACCCAGCAATACTATTTTCTAACAAAGCATCTATTAAAAAATATGCAGAAACTGCAATAAATGAAGGAAAATTATGTCCTGGTCATATTTTTAATTTAGGTCATGGAATTATGCCTGCAACACCTGTGGAAAATGTGAAATATTTAATAGATGTTGTTAAAGGTTTAGCTTAA
- the serA gene encoding phosphoglycerate dehydrogenase: protein MKKFDILITDHIAEEGIEILEKAESVNYEIRAGISNADLKHILGNYDAVITRSGTTVDADLLENTGKLKIIGRAGVGLDNVDIETASKKGLIVMNAPTGNTYAAVELTMGMILAACRKIPAANSSVKAGEWNRKKFMGIQLLDKTLGIVGIGRIGGNVVTRCKAFGMKVLAYDPYVKQSCAENLGVTLCNSLDEVLSQADVITLHTPLTEETKGMIAKPQFDMMKDGAVFVNCARGGLVDEDALYEAVKSGKLFSAATDVFSYEPPKGMKLLELDNIFVTPHIGANTHEGQKGVAVIICEQIVNALEGRSYANAVNIPYMKSLLPEELQRYFELARSMGRLASQFITGRPEEIRFTMVGKRFEEDFGERTFDSPFNYQPFTIAALKGFLEVVLEDSVSFINSPYLAKDRNINIMEAKNDHYDKYNDLLVLTVKTNDGKETTIGGTLFAENIGKILFIDNYTLDLEASGNYIYFRNNDRPGIVGKVATLLGENNINIANFGLARVGSKGSEAISFVLVDDKVSSEVVKKISNLEDIIEAKYIRI, encoded by the coding sequence GTGAAAAAATTTGATATTCTTATTACTGACCATATTGCAGAGGAAGGTATTGAGATTTTAGAAAAAGCAGAAAGCGTTAATTATGAAATCCGTGCAGGTATTTCTAATGCTGATTTAAAACATATTCTTGGCAATTATGATGCTGTTATTACTAGAAGCGGCACTACAGTAGATGCTGATTTACTTGAAAATACAGGCAAACTTAAAATTATAGGCAGAGCAGGTGTTGGTCTTGATAATGTTGATATTGAGACAGCCAGCAAAAAAGGTCTTATTGTTATGAATGCTCCAACAGGTAACACTTATGCTGCTGTTGAGCTTACTATGGGGATGATATTAGCTGCATGCCGTAAAATTCCTGCTGCTAACAGCTCTGTTAAAGCTGGGGAATGGAACAGAAAGAAATTTATGGGTATTCAGCTTTTAGATAAAACTCTCGGTATTGTTGGTATTGGTAGAATTGGCGGTAATGTTGTTACAAGATGTAAAGCATTTGGTATGAAAGTGCTTGCTTATGACCCTTATGTTAAACAGTCCTGTGCAGAAAACCTTGGTGTTACTTTATGCAACTCTCTTGATGAAGTATTATCTCAGGCTGATGTTATTACTCTGCATACACCATTAACTGAAGAAACAAAAGGTATGATAGCAAAACCTCAGTTTGATATGATGAAAGATGGAGCTGTATTTGTTAACTGTGCAAGAGGCGGTTTAGTAGATGAAGATGCTCTTTATGAGGCTGTAAAAAGCGGTAAATTATTTTCTGCTGCAACAGATGTTTTTTCATATGAACCTCCAAAAGGTATGAAATTATTAGAACTTGATAATATATTTGTAACGCCTCATATTGGTGCAAATACTCATGAAGGTCAAAAAGGTGTTGCTGTTATTATATGCGAGCAGATAGTTAATGCTCTTGAAGGCAGGTCTTATGCTAATGCTGTAAATATTCCTTATATGAAATCACTTCTGCCTGAAGAATTACAGCGTTATTTTGAGCTTGCAAGAAGTATGGGACGACTTGCTTCTCAATTTATTACAGGCAGACCAGAAGAAATCAGATTTACTATGGTTGGTAAAAGATTTGAAGAAGATTTTGGCGAGAGAACATTTGATTCGCCATTTAACTATCAGCCATTTACTATTGCAGCATTAAAAGGCTTTTTAGAAGTTGTGCTTGAAGATTCTGTTTCTTTTATTAACTCACCATATTTAGCAAAAGATAGAAATATTAATATAATGGAAGCTAAAAATGACCATTATGATAAATATAACGATTTGCTTGTATTAACAGTAAAAACAAATGATGGCAAAGAAACTACAATTGGCGGAACACTTTTTGCAGAAAATATTGGCAAAATATTATTTATTGACAACTATACACTTGATTTAGAAGCAAGCGGCAATTATATCTATTTTAGAAATAATGACCGTCCGGGCATTGTTGGTAAAGTTGCAACACTGCTTGGTGAAAATAATATCAACATTGCTAACTTTGGACTTGCACGAGTAGGCAGTAAAGGAAGTGAAGCTATTTCTTTTGTTCTTGTAGATGATAAAGTATCTTCTGAAGTTGTAAAAAAAATTAGCAATTTAGAAGATATTATAGAAGCAAAATATATTAGAATATAG
- the ligA gene encoding NAD-dependent DNA ligase LigA yields MDVENRIKELVDILNKYSKAYYIDNSPLVSDVEYDRLYKELEDLEKKYPEYVMEDSPTKTVGIKHNNKIKTITHEIPMYSLENSYSIEDIKEFYTRLYKLFGLNPEVTVEVKMDGAALSVTYDNGRLQQIVTRGDGKSGEDITNTAVIKNLPKKISYKGRLILRGEVIMPKVVFKQLNKIRGEMGQPLFANPRNAASGSLKLINIKEASSRELEMYIYGTAYCDEEFITHTASLDFCKENNLPVSQYLYVCSSISEVEQALKTIEDMRFSLPYDIDGAVIKVNNKDYQEEAGWTAKFPRWAIAYKYKAQQVSTKLLDVIFQVGRTGAVTPVAVLEPVQISGTTVSRASLHNEDEVKRLNIMTGDTVFIEKGGEIIPKVVSVQEKLRSDNAKEIVFPDKCPICNSLLEISEDDAKRRCKNTECPALVQGSIIHFASRDAMDIKGLGEKVVEELYNAHLINNYADIYELNVSQLENREGWGEVSAINLINAVNDSKNIPFERVIFALGLRHVGAVAAKLIAEHFKSMDNLMNASFNDLEQVKGVGEETAKSVLSSLNDKNIQEIIARLKSYGLQMEYVSSATGSSLKGSTFLITGTLDKPRKYYEDLIVQNGGTLLSGVSKNLNYLIAGEKAGSKLEKAKKLEVKVISQNEFLNMINR; encoded by the coding sequence ATGGATGTAGAAAATCGCATAAAAGAACTTGTAGATATTTTAAATAAATACAGCAAAGCATATTATATTGATAACAGCCCGCTTGTTTCTGATGTGGAATATGACAGGCTTTATAAAGAGCTGGAAGATTTAGAAAAAAAATATCCTGAATATGTTATGGAAGATAGTCCTACTAAAACAGTAGGTATAAAGCATAATAATAAAATAAAAACAATTACCCATGAAATACCAATGTATTCTTTGGAAAATTCATATTCCATAGAAGATATTAAAGAGTTTTATACAAGGCTTTATAAACTTTTTGGCTTAAATCCAGAGGTAACTGTTGAAGTAAAAATGGATGGAGCTGCATTATCTGTTACTTACGATAATGGCAGATTGCAGCAAATAGTAACACGGGGTGATGGTAAATCTGGCGAAGATATTACAAATACTGCTGTTATAAAAAACCTGCCGAAAAAAATATCATATAAGGGCAGGCTTATTCTTCGCGGTGAAGTGATTATGCCAAAAGTTGTATTTAAGCAGTTAAATAAAATAAGGGGCGAAATGGGGCAGCCTTTATTTGCAAATCCAAGAAATGCAGCAAGCGGAAGTTTAAAACTTATTAATATTAAAGAAGCATCTTCCAGAGAGCTTGAAATGTATATATATGGAACTGCCTACTGTGATGAAGAATTTATCACACATACCGCATCTCTTGATTTCTGCAAAGAAAATAATCTGCCTGTAAGCCAGTATTTATATGTATGCTCATCTATTTCTGAAGTGGAGCAGGCACTTAAAACTATTGAAGATATGCGTTTCAGCCTGCCTTATGATATAGATGGGGCAGTTATTAAAGTTAATAATAAAGACTATCAGGAAGAAGCTGGCTGGACTGCAAAATTTCCACGATGGGCAATAGCATATAAATATAAGGCTCAGCAGGTTTCTACAAAACTTTTAGATGTAATATTTCAGGTAGGCAGAACTGGTGCAGTAACTCCTGTTGCTGTGCTTGAGCCTGTGCAGATTTCTGGCACAACTGTTTCAAGAGCAAGTCTGCATAATGAAGATGAAGTTAAAAGATTAAATATAATGACAGGTGATACTGTATTTATTGAAAAAGGCGGAGAAATTATTCCAAAAGTGGTAAGTGTGCAGGAAAAATTAAGGAGTGATAATGCCAAAGAAATAGTGTTTCCTGATAAATGCCCAATATGCAATTCATTACTTGAAATAAGTGAAGATGATGCAAAAAGAAGGTGTAAAAATACAGAATGTCCAGCACTTGTGCAGGGCTCAATTATTCATTTTGCAAGCCGTGATGCTATGGATATTAAAGGGCTTGGAGAAAAAGTAGTGGAAGAGCTTTATAATGCTCATCTTATAAATAATTATGCGGATATTTATGAATTAAATGTATCTCAGCTTGAAAACAGAGAAGGCTGGGGTGAAGTTTCTGCTATTAATTTAATTAATGCTGTAAATGACAGTAAAAATATACCATTTGAAAGGGTGATTTTTGCTCTTGGTCTGCGTCATGTTGGTGCAGTTGCCGCAAAATTAATTGCAGAACATTTTAAAAGTATGGATAATCTAATGAATGCCAGCTTTAATGATTTAGAACAGGTGAAAGGTGTAGGGGAAGAAACAGCAAAATCAGTGCTTTCATCTTTGAATGATAAAAATATACAGGAAATTATCGCAAGACTGAAATCCTATGGTTTGCAGATGGAATATGTAAGCAGTGCAACAGGCAGCAGCTTAAAAGGCAGCACATTTTTAATTACAGGCACACTTGATAAGCCTAGGAAATATTATGAAGACTTAATTGTGCAAAATGGCGGCACACTTTTAAGCGGTGTCTCTAAAAACTTAAACTATTTAATAGCTGGAGAAAAAGCAGGCTCAAAGCTGGAAAAAGCAAAAAAACTTGAAGTAAAAGTTATTTCTCAAAATGAGTTTTTAAATATGATAAATAGATAA
- a CDS encoding response regulator: MAYNILLVDDEEDIRFLFSSVLKEEGYNTFEASNSAECFKILETEKIDLCLLDIKLKGESGIDILQRIVKEYKGMKTILATAYSAYQDDFSTWSADGYWVKSQDTDSLKEEVKKVLAKES, encoded by the coding sequence ATGGCTTATAATATTTTATTAGTTGATGATGAGGAAGATATTCGTTTTCTATTTTCATCAGTTTTAAAGGAAGAAGGCTATAACACTTTTGAAGCATCTAACTCTGCAGAATGTTTTAAAATATTAGAAACAGAAAAAATAGACCTTTGCCTGCTTGATATTAAATTAAAAGGTGAAAGTGGTATTGATATTCTGCAGCGTATAGTTAAAGAATACAAAGGTATGAAAACTATCCTTGCCACAGCTTACTCTGCTTATCAAGATGATTTTTCAACATGGAGTGCAGACGGATACTGGGTGAAATCTCAAGATACAGACTCTTTAAAAGAAGAAGTGAAAAAAGTGCTTGCTAAAGAAAGCTAG